A single region of the Salarchaeum japonicum genome encodes:
- a CDS encoding helix-hairpin-helix domain-containing protein: MGLLSALKSMLGLGSDESGRNGSVDVTVEREREDEPVAEETDASASTESLVEDHVEEGEKVAESERAEPAEAGAGQPEAEDESLDAVEPDLDESEEEPIAEATDASASTESLVEDHVEEGEKVAESERAEPAEAGAGQPEAEDETTDIDAVEPDAESESEPDEEGAEDVELLKGIGPAYAERLHDAGIETVADLADADADVLGDEIDVSPSRVQRWVDRAQERLP, translated from the coding sequence ATGGGACTGCTATCCGCACTCAAGTCGATGCTCGGCCTCGGTTCCGACGAGTCCGGGCGCAACGGGAGCGTCGACGTGACCGTCGAACGCGAACGCGAGGACGAACCCGTGGCCGAAGAGACGGACGCGTCGGCGTCCACCGAATCACTCGTGGAAGACCACGTGGAGGAGGGCGAGAAGGTCGCGGAGTCCGAGCGCGCCGAACCCGCGGAAGCCGGCGCGGGCCAGCCGGAAGCCGAGGACGAGAGCCTCGACGCGGTCGAACCCGACCTCGACGAGAGCGAGGAGGAACCGATTGCGGAGGCGACGGACGCCTCAGCCTCCACGGAGTCGCTCGTGGAAGACCACGTGGAGGAGGGCGAGAAGGTCGCGGAGTCAGAGCGCGCCGAACCGGCCGAGGCGGGTGCCGGTCAGCCGGAAGCCGAGGACGAGACGACGGACATCGACGCGGTCGAACCGGACGCGGAGAGCGAGTCCGAACCCGACGAGGAGGGCGCGGAGGACGTGGAACTCCTGAAGGGAATCGGCCCCGCGTACGCTGAGCGCCTCCACGACGCCGGTATCGAGACGGTCGCCGACCTCGCGGACGCGGACGCGGACGTCCTCGGCGACGAAATCGACGTGTCGCCCTCGCGCGTCCAGCGCTGGGTTGACCGCGCGCAGGAGCGACTACCCTAA
- a CDS encoding shikimate dehydrogenase has product MDVYGLLGNPVGHSLSPPMHEAAYDELGIDARYVTFEPAEADIADAVAGADALDIAGLNVTIPFKQDVLGLVDPDPLAARIGAVNTIDFSGDAPTGHNTDAGGARRALTSHGVELADADAVLVGAGGAGRAVAFALADAGASVAVANRTVETAESLAGDVGDAASAHGLDALPELIAGADVLVNATSVGMDEDASPVPADALHADLTVMDAVYSPLDTRLLRDALRAGADTVDGAWMLLYQGVEAFERWTGRDAPVDAMNAALRARL; this is encoded by the coding sequence ATGGACGTCTACGGACTCCTCGGGAATCCGGTCGGCCACTCGCTCTCCCCGCCGATGCACGAGGCGGCGTACGACGAACTCGGCATCGACGCCCGGTACGTCACGTTCGAACCCGCGGAAGCCGACATCGCGGACGCCGTCGCGGGCGCTGACGCGCTCGACATCGCGGGCCTGAACGTCACCATCCCGTTCAAGCAGGACGTGCTCGGTCTCGTCGACCCCGACCCGCTCGCCGCGCGCATCGGCGCGGTCAACACCATCGACTTCTCCGGGGACGCCCCGACGGGCCACAACACGGACGCCGGGGGCGCGCGGCGCGCGCTCACCAGCCACGGCGTCGAACTCGCGGACGCGGACGCCGTGCTCGTCGGCGCTGGCGGCGCGGGTCGCGCCGTCGCGTTCGCGCTCGCCGACGCCGGCGCGTCGGTCGCCGTCGCGAACCGCACCGTCGAGACCGCCGAGTCGCTCGCCGGCGACGTGGGCGACGCCGCGAGCGCGCACGGACTCGACGCCCTCCCCGAACTGATCGCCGGCGCGGACGTGCTCGTGAACGCGACGAGCGTCGGGATGGACGAGGACGCCTCGCCCGTCCCCGCCGACGCCCTCCACGCCGACCTGACGGTGATGGACGCCGTGTACAGCCCGCTCGACACCCGCCTCCTCCGGGACGCGCTCCGCGCGGGCGCGGACACCGTGGACGGCGCGTGGATGCTCCTCTACCAGGGCGTCGAGGCGTTCGAGCGCTGGACGGGCCGGGACGCCCCCGTGGACGCGATGAACGCCGCACTGCGGGCACGGCTTTAA
- a CDS encoding sodium:calcium antiporter, whose amino-acid sequence MSAIPLLPFPAGVERGILLVLSFAFLLLGAEVFTNSVEWLGHRLGVSESATGSILAAVGTALPETLIPVIAIIQGGESASHVGVGAILGAPFMLATIAMFLVGVSVYYFRERRVHGPQLHFNEATTRRDLSFFLVGYVIAFSAAFVPDGGFGLGQETVQYVFGAALVLLYVFYLYRSLQAGELVESEDLDALHFGLIVERFAARLGYNPREHGENPHFFFVAFQTLFALGIIIGGAHLFVTEIEWVSKEVIDIPVAIVALLIAPLATELPEKFNSVLWISRDKDTLALGNITGAMAFQGTLPVTLGIVYTDWDLTLAWGTTGFLNAFSVILAVISGGILYARARSAHEDPMNYKPFLVGGVFYAAFIALLVYFVVFLGITTGGH is encoded by the coding sequence ATGAGCGCTATTCCCCTCCTTCCCTTCCCTGCGGGGGTCGAACGCGGCATCCTCCTCGTCCTCTCGTTCGCGTTCCTCCTGCTCGGCGCGGAAGTCTTCACGAACAGCGTCGAGTGGCTCGGCCACCGACTCGGCGTCTCCGAGTCCGCCACGGGGAGCATTCTCGCCGCGGTCGGCACCGCACTCCCCGAGACCCTCATTCCCGTCATCGCCATCATCCAGGGCGGCGAGTCCGCGTCCCACGTCGGCGTCGGCGCGATTCTCGGCGCGCCCTTCATGCTCGCGACCATCGCGATGTTCCTCGTCGGCGTGAGCGTCTACTACTTCCGCGAACGCCGCGTTCACGGCCCCCAACTCCACTTCAACGAGGCGACGACCCGCCGCGACCTCTCCTTCTTCCTCGTCGGGTACGTCATCGCGTTCAGCGCCGCGTTCGTCCCCGACGGCGGGTTCGGCCTCGGCCAGGAGACCGTCCAGTACGTCTTCGGGGCCGCGCTCGTCCTCCTCTACGTGTTCTACCTCTACCGCTCCCTGCAGGCCGGCGAACTCGTGGAGTCCGAAGACCTCGACGCCCTCCACTTCGGTCTCATCGTCGAGCGGTTCGCCGCCCGCCTCGGCTACAATCCCCGCGAGCACGGCGAGAACCCGCACTTCTTCTTCGTCGCGTTCCAGACGCTGTTCGCGCTCGGCATCATCATCGGCGGCGCGCACCTCTTCGTCACCGAAATCGAGTGGGTGTCGAAGGAAGTCATCGACATCCCCGTCGCCATCGTCGCGCTGCTCATCGCGCCGCTCGCCACCGAACTCCCCGAGAAGTTCAACAGCGTGCTCTGGATAAGCCGCGATAAGGACACGCTCGCCCTCGGGAACATCACGGGCGCGATGGCGTTCCAGGGGACGCTCCCCGTCACGCTCGGCATCGTCTACACGGACTGGGACCTCACGCTCGCCTGGGGAACCACGGGCTTCCTGAACGCCTTTTCCGTCATCCTCGCCGTCATCTCCGGCGGCATCCTGTACGCTCGCGCCCGGAGCGCCCACGAAGACCCGATGAACTACAAGCCGTTCCTCGTCGGCGGCGTGTTCTACGCGGCGTTCATCGCACTGCTCGTCTACTTCGTCGTGTTCCTCGGCATCACCACCGGAGGCCACTGA
- a CDS encoding D-aminoacyl-tRNA deacylase, translating into MIGVVVSRADEASVAIGEQLRALADWTDDGDALRRDGFELREFEDWHVELDGVAEAFSDPDLVVFASRHSGDTGPLLTAHHTGNFGPGEFGGEDYALAETAPEAHRRLLDGFREHAPDGYEVGMECTHHGPTEVGAPSLFAELGSGEDEWRDDAAARAVAKAILGLEGVAPRGGRSLVGFGGGHYVPRPTRIVADTEWGFGHVAAEWCLDDMGAPADHTETIDRAFAATDTAYAVVDGEKPDLEAVIDDLGYRVVSETWVRETDGVPLDIVQSLEDELASVDNGLRFGENASREYVVVELPDDLWADAHSVSAERARRIARETTVGYETTENGNRVEGRGAFPDRDAYDEYVRRLAGLLREKYDAVEVEEGAVVVTDTAFDPDLAQAAGVPEGPKFGRLAGGQSVEVDGETVTPAEVAREQTVRYGV; encoded by the coding sequence ATGATAGGCGTGGTCGTCAGTCGCGCGGACGAGGCGTCCGTCGCTATCGGCGAACAGCTCAGGGCGCTCGCGGACTGGACGGACGACGGTGACGCGCTCCGACGAGACGGGTTCGAGTTGCGGGAGTTCGAGGACTGGCACGTCGAACTCGACGGGGTCGCCGAGGCGTTCTCCGACCCCGACCTCGTGGTGTTCGCGTCCCGGCACTCGGGCGACACCGGCCCGCTCCTGACGGCGCACCACACGGGGAACTTCGGGCCGGGCGAGTTCGGCGGCGAGGACTACGCGCTCGCCGAGACCGCGCCCGAGGCGCACCGCCGACTCCTCGACGGCTTCCGCGAGCACGCGCCCGACGGCTACGAGGTCGGGATGGAGTGCACGCACCACGGGCCGACCGAGGTGGGCGCGCCGTCGCTGTTCGCGGAACTCGGGAGCGGCGAGGACGAGTGGCGGGACGACGCGGCGGCGCGAGCGGTCGCGAAGGCAATCCTCGGCCTGGAGGGCGTCGCCCCTCGGGGCGGGCGGTCGCTCGTCGGGTTCGGCGGCGGGCACTACGTTCCGCGCCCCACCAGAATCGTCGCGGACACCGAGTGGGGGTTCGGGCACGTCGCGGCCGAGTGGTGTCTCGACGACATGGGCGCGCCCGCCGACCACACCGAGACCATCGACCGGGCGTTCGCGGCGACCGACACCGCGTACGCCGTGGTGGACGGCGAGAAACCCGACCTCGAAGCCGTCATCGACGACCTCGGATACCGGGTCGTGAGCGAGACGTGGGTGCGGGAGACCGACGGCGTGCCGCTCGACATCGTGCAGTCGCTCGAAGACGAACTCGCGAGCGTCGATAACGGCCTTCGGTTCGGCGAGAACGCCAGCCGAGAGTACGTCGTCGTGGAGTTGCCGGACGACCTGTGGGCGGACGCGCACAGCGTCAGCGCCGAGCGCGCCCGCCGAATCGCGCGGGAGACGACGGTCGGGTACGAGACGACGGAGAACGGGAACCGCGTCGAGGGACGGGGCGCGTTCCCCGACCGCGACGCCTACGACGAGTACGTGCGGCGGCTCGCCGGACTCCTCCGCGAGAAGTACGACGCCGTGGAAGTCGAGGAGGGCGCAGTGGTCGTCACCGACACCGCGTTCGACCCCGACCTCGCGCAGGCGGCGGGCGTCCCCGAAGGCCCGAAGTTCGGGCGGCTCGCCGGCGGCCAGTCAGTGGAGGTCGATGGGGAGACCGTCACCCCCGCAGAGGTGGCCCGCGAGCAGACCGTCCGCTACGGCGTCTGA
- the ftsZ gene encoding cell division protein FtsZ: MDSIVEDAIDEAEEEQEASNAAAESAANASGRMSDEELMDVLEELQTNITVVGCGGAGSNTVNRMAEEGIHGAKLVAANTDVQHLVDTDADVKILMGQEKTKGRGAGSLPQVGEEAAIESQDEISEALDGSDMVFVTAGLGGGTGTGSAPVVAKAAREIGALTISIVTTPFTAEGEVRRTNAEAGLERLRDVSDTVIVVPNDRLLDSVGKLPVRQAFKISDEVLMRSVKGITELITKPGLVNLDFADVRTVMEKGGVAMIGLGEADSDAKAVDSVKSALRSPLLDVDISSANSALVNVTGGPDMSIEEAEGVVEEIYDRIDPDARIIWGTSIDEELDGTMRTMVVVTGVESPQIYGRNGGDAGEPAEPEGNADGGIEDIDYVE, from the coding sequence ATGGACTCTATCGTAGAGGACGCGATCGACGAGGCCGAGGAGGAACAAGAGGCCTCGAACGCGGCAGCTGAGTCCGCCGCGAACGCGTCCGGTCGGATGAGCGACGAGGAACTGATGGACGTCCTCGAAGAGCTACAGACGAACATCACCGTCGTCGGCTGCGGCGGCGCGGGGTCGAACACCGTGAACCGCATGGCCGAGGAGGGGATTCACGGCGCGAAGCTCGTCGCCGCGAACACCGACGTTCAGCACCTCGTGGACACCGACGCCGACGTGAAAATCCTCATGGGCCAGGAGAAGACGAAGGGCCGCGGCGCGGGCTCACTCCCCCAGGTCGGCGAGGAAGCCGCCATCGAAAGCCAGGACGAAATCAGCGAAGCGCTCGACGGCAGTGACATGGTGTTCGTCACCGCCGGCCTCGGCGGCGGAACGGGAACGGGAAGCGCGCCCGTCGTCGCGAAAGCCGCCCGCGAAATCGGCGCGCTCACCATCAGCATCGTCACCACGCCGTTCACCGCCGAAGGCGAAGTCCGCCGCACCAACGCCGAAGCCGGCCTCGAACGCCTCCGCGACGTGTCCGACACCGTCATCGTCGTGCCGAACGACCGCCTCCTCGATTCGGTGGGGAAACTCCCCGTCCGGCAGGCGTTCAAGATTTCTGACGAAGTCCTCATGCGCTCCGTGAAGGGAATCACGGAACTCATCACGAAACCCGGCCTCGTCAACCTCGACTTCGCCGACGTCCGCACCGTCATGGAGAAGGGCGGCGTCGCGATGATCGGCCTCGGAGAAGCCGACTCGGACGCGAAAGCCGTCGATTCCGTGAAATCCGCGCTCCGCTCGCCCCTCCTCGACGTGGACATCTCCAGCGCGAACAGCGCGCTCGTCAACGTCACCGGCGGCCCCGACATGAGCATCGAGGAGGCCGAAGGCGTCGTCGAGGAGATCTACGACCGCATCGACCCCGACGCCCGCATCATCTGGGGAACCAGCATCGACGAGGAACTCGACGGCACCATGCGAACGATGGTCGTCGTCACCGGCGTCGAAAGCCCCCAGATTTACGGCCGGAACGGCGGCGACGCCGGCGAACCCGCGGAACCCGAAGGCAACGCGGACGGCGGCATCGAGGACATCGACTACGTCGAATAG
- a CDS encoding protein translocase SEC61 complex subunit gamma, whose product MDVPLEPSAYTRVLKLASTPSWNEFSQIALIAGAGILLVGLMGFIIGVTMGIIPGV is encoded by the coding sequence ATGGACGTTCCCTTAGAGCCTTCCGCGTACACGCGGGTGCTCAAACTCGCGAGCACGCCGTCGTGGAACGAGTTCTCCCAGATCGCGCTCATCGCCGGCGCAGGCATCCTCCTCGTCGGCCTGATGGGATTCATCATCGGCGTCACGATGGGTATCATTCCGGGTGTCTGA
- a CDS encoding transcription elongation factor Spt5: protein MGVYAVKTTASQEQTVASMIANREEPEIHAVLSPESLTSYVMVEADGSAVLNRVMEEIPHARSLVPGESSISEVEHFLSPKPDVEGIAEGDIVELIAGPFKGEKAQVQRIDEGKDQVTVELYEATVPIPVTVRGDQIRVLDSEER from the coding sequence ATGGGCGTGTACGCAGTCAAAACCACGGCCAGCCAGGAGCAGACGGTCGCGAGCATGATCGCGAACCGCGAGGAACCCGAAATCCACGCCGTCCTCTCCCCGGAATCCCTCACGAGCTACGTGATGGTCGAAGCCGACGGCTCCGCCGTCCTCAACCGCGTCATGGAGGAAATCCCGCACGCCCGCAGCCTCGTCCCCGGCGAATCCTCCATCAGCGAAGTCGAACACTTCCTCAGCCCCAAACCCGACGTCGAAGGCATCGCCGAGGGCGACATCGTCGAACTCATCGCCGGCCCGTTCAAGGGCGAGAAAGCCCAGGTTCAGCGCATCGACGAAGGCAAAGACCAGGTCACCGTCGAACTCTACGAAGCCACCGTCCCGATTCCGGTCACCGTCCGCGGCGACCAGATTCGCGTCCTCGACTCCGAGGAACGCTGA
- a CDS encoding DUF7565 family protein: MTGWACGIGGCDAVFGDVESLLAHQATEHERHECAVCGTVVPDGFFAIRHVFDEHTRAEFVRAYDADSDDIREREDVKNRIEEEVEVGALRERLDL; encoded by the coding sequence ATGACTGGCTGGGCGTGCGGTATCGGTGGCTGTGACGCGGTGTTCGGCGACGTGGAGTCGCTGCTCGCGCATCAGGCGACCGAGCACGAGCGTCACGAGTGCGCCGTCTGCGGGACGGTCGTGCCGGACGGCTTCTTCGCGATTCGGCACGTGTTCGACGAGCACACGCGCGCCGAGTTCGTGCGGGCGTACGACGCGGACTCGGACGACATCCGCGAGCGCGAGGACGTGAAGAACCGTATCGAGGAGGAGGTGGAGGTCGGTGCGCTCCGGGAGCGCCTCGACCTGTAG
- a CDS encoding acyl-CoA dehydrogenase family protein, with protein MELLSEDIVPEYARDVKHEAREFAQEHIAPNAEEYYRAGDYPWEILEAGQDAGLVAQDIGEEYGGRGLDVVQMLAMAEEFYRADAGIALTLQLASFGAEMLEQYGTDEQKEEYLRPLAEGEEISGLAVSEPDVGSDLAGMHTTAEKDGDEYVLNGEKYWIGNGVEADWITVYAKTADTDDRYMNYSLFIVPTDAVGYDAEHIPEKMGMRASKQAHIVFDDCRIPEENLIGTEGGGFMMLADFFNHGRIVVGGHGLGLAAAAFEEAWEFVHEREEFGRHVSDFQAVQHGLADMRLEFEAARALNYRAAEKVRDYDNPGLWAAMAKTKSTEVARDNAQQGMQFHGGRSILTDRRIARVYRDVRIPVVYEGANEIQRNLVYRQSGE; from the coding sequence ATGGAGTTGCTCTCCGAGGACATCGTCCCCGAGTACGCCCGCGACGTGAAACACGAAGCCCGGGAGTTCGCGCAGGAGCACATCGCGCCGAACGCCGAGGAGTACTACCGAGCCGGCGACTACCCCTGGGAGATTCTGGAGGCCGGCCAGGACGCCGGACTGGTCGCGCAGGACATCGGCGAGGAGTACGGCGGCCGCGGCCTCGACGTGGTGCAGATGCTCGCGATGGCGGAGGAGTTCTACCGCGCGGACGCCGGCATCGCGCTCACGCTCCAGCTCGCGTCGTTCGGCGCGGAGATGCTCGAACAGTACGGCACGGACGAGCAGAAGGAGGAGTACCTGCGGCCGCTCGCTGAGGGCGAGGAGATTTCGGGGCTCGCGGTGTCCGAACCCGACGTGGGGAGCGACCTCGCCGGCATGCACACCACCGCGGAGAAGGACGGCGACGAGTACGTGCTGAACGGCGAGAAGTACTGGATCGGCAACGGCGTGGAAGCCGACTGGATCACGGTGTACGCCAAGACGGCGGACACCGACGACCGCTACATGAACTACTCGCTGTTCATCGTGCCCACCGACGCCGTGGGGTACGACGCCGAACACATCCCGGAGAAGATGGGGATGCGCGCGTCCAAACAGGCCCACATCGTCTTCGACGACTGCCGAATCCCCGAGGAGAACCTCATCGGCACCGAGGGCGGCGGGTTCATGATGCTCGCCGACTTCTTCAACCACGGCCGCATCGTCGTCGGCGGGCACGGCCTCGGACTGGCCGCCGCCGCGTTCGAGGAGGCCTGGGAGTTCGTGCACGAACGCGAGGAGTTCGGCCGCCACGTCAGCGACTTCCAGGCCGTCCAGCACGGACTCGCGGACATGCGCCTCGAATTCGAGGCCGCGCGCGCCCTGAACTACCGCGCCGCCGAGAAAGTCCGGGACTACGACAACCCCGGCCTCTGGGCCGCGATGGCGAAAACCAAATCCACCGAAGTCGCGCGGGACAACGCCCAGCAGGGCATGCAGTTCCACGGCGGCCGCAGCATCCTCACCGACCGCCGCATCGCCCGCGTCTACCGGGACGTCCGCATCCCCGTCGTCTACGAGGGCGCGAACGAGATTCAGCGCAACCTCGTGTATCGGCAGTCCGGGGAGTGA
- a CDS encoding ABC transporter ATP-binding protein, with protein MPDDSDEFADVRKTDVNAIWRLFREYGRAQAGTFAAGGAASVLQMLMELVPSFVLAVAIDSLFFDTRDFSLPVVPDAWLPTAAGDQFLLAALLIAAAYALNSVLGWANSYLWNKFSQEFQHAVRVDTYDAMQRREVDFFDNKQTGEVMSVLNNDVNQLENFLTTNLNSLIAIVVRVGGMGAVMLLINWRLALIPVAAIPVLGYISHWFVRAIHPKYQDVRSSVGALNSRLENNIGGIETVKAFTTESFETDRVEGASRDYLDAQWDAITTRILFFPSLQATTAAAYVAVFLVGGWWVVTGSPPHPFFAGTTLTAGTLVLFLNYSRRFVYPMRQMGQIINGYQYAEAAGERIVGLLDMEPRVSDAPDATDLRNVAGRVEYDDVSFAYTDADGEPEETVLDGVSFDADSGDYVGLVGPTGAGKSTMMKLLLRFYDPDEGAVRVDGHDVRDVSLHSLRESVGYVNQDPYLFYGTVAENIAYGLDDADEDALRDAAKTAGAHDFVTDLADGYDTMVGERGVKLSGGQRQRIALARALLRDPELLVLDEATSHVDNETERVIQTNLADVVADRTTFAVAHRLSTVRDADTILVVEDGEIVERGTHDDLLARDGLYADLWNVQVGAVE; from the coding sequence GTGCCAGACGACTCGGACGAGTTCGCGGACGTACGGAAGACGGACGTGAACGCCATCTGGCGGCTGTTCCGCGAGTACGGCCGCGCGCAGGCCGGGACGTTCGCCGCCGGCGGCGCGGCGAGCGTCCTCCAGATGCTGATGGAACTCGTCCCCTCGTTCGTGCTCGCCGTCGCCATCGACTCCCTGTTCTTCGACACCCGGGACTTCTCGCTCCCGGTCGTCCCGGACGCCTGGCTCCCGACCGCGGCCGGCGACCAGTTCCTCCTCGCCGCACTCCTCATCGCCGCCGCGTACGCCCTGAACTCCGTGCTCGGCTGGGCGAACAGCTACCTCTGGAACAAGTTCAGCCAGGAGTTCCAGCACGCCGTCCGCGTCGACACCTACGACGCGATGCAGCGCCGCGAGGTCGATTTCTTCGACAACAAACAGACGGGCGAGGTGATGAGCGTGCTGAACAACGACGTGAACCAGCTGGAGAACTTCCTCACCACGAACCTCAACAGCCTCATCGCAATCGTCGTCCGCGTCGGCGGGATGGGGGCCGTGATGTTACTCATCAACTGGCGGCTCGCGCTCATCCCCGTCGCCGCCATCCCCGTCCTCGGGTACATCAGTCACTGGTTCGTGCGCGCCATCCACCCGAAGTACCAGGACGTGCGGTCGTCGGTCGGCGCGCTCAACAGCCGGCTCGAAAACAACATCGGCGGCATCGAGACGGTGAAAGCGTTCACGACCGAGTCCTTCGAGACCGACCGCGTCGAGGGCGCGTCCCGCGACTACCTCGACGCGCAGTGGGACGCAATCACCACCCGCATCCTCTTCTTCCCCAGCCTCCAGGCGACCACCGCCGCGGCGTACGTCGCGGTGTTCCTCGTCGGCGGCTGGTGGGTCGTCACCGGCAGTCCGCCCCATCCGTTCTTCGCCGGGACGACGCTCACCGCGGGGACGCTCGTGCTCTTCCTCAACTACTCGCGGCGGTTCGTCTACCCGATGCGGCAGATGGGCCAGATAATCAACGGCTACCAGTACGCGGAGGCCGCGGGCGAACGCATCGTCGGCCTGCTCGACATGGAACCCCGGGTGAGCGACGCGCCGGACGCGACCGACCTCCGGAACGTCGCTGGCCGCGTTGAGTACGACGACGTGTCGTTCGCGTACACGGACGCCGACGGCGAACCCGAGGAGACCGTGCTGGACGGCGTCAGTTTCGACGCCGACTCCGGCGACTACGTGGGGCTCGTCGGGCCGACGGGCGCGGGGAAGTCCACGATGATGAAACTCCTCCTCCGGTTCTACGACCCCGACGAGGGCGCGGTTCGCGTGGACGGCCACGACGTTCGCGACGTCAGCCTCCACAGCCTCCGGGAGTCCGTCGGGTACGTCAACCAAGACCCCTACCTGTTCTACGGCACCGTCGCGGAGAACATCGCGTACGGCCTGGACGACGCGGACGAGGACGCGCTCCGGGACGCCGCGAAGACCGCGGGCGCGCACGACTTCGTCACCGACCTCGCGGACGGCTACGACACCATGGTCGGAGAGCGCGGCGTGAAGCTCTCCGGCGGCCAGCGCCAGCGCATCGCGCTCGCCCGCGCGCTCCTCCGCGACCCCGAACTCCTCGTGCTGGACGAGGCGACGAGCCACGTGGACAACGAGACGGAGCGCGTCATCCAGACCAACCTCGCGGACGTGGTCGCCGACCGAACCACGTTCGCCGTCGCGCACCGCCTCTCCACCGTCCGGGACGCCGATACGATTCTCGTCGTGGAGGACGGCGAAATCGTCGAACGCGGCACACACGACGACCTGCTCGCCCGCGACGGCCTGTACGCCGACCTCTGGAACGTCCAGGTCGGAGCGGTCGAGTGA
- a CDS encoding PHP-associated domain-containing protein gives MTACRVDLHVKVLDEDVVARAKSRGLDALVYAPHFERVPDIRERAAAFSDDDLAVIPGREVFTGDWRDRRHLLAVGLDDPVPDFITLEGALDEFERQDAAVLAPHPAFLTVSLSSADVERYRDRIDAVETYNPKFLAHHRRRAKRLARAQDLPAFGSSYAHLPGTVGEAWTTFSEDVTSEDALVEALRSGARRVVDHRSGLAHEARCYAEFAHLGWENTYEKIDRILLSGMEPTHPRHIAYDGRFDDVRVY, from the coding sequence GTGACAGCCTGCCGGGTCGATCTGCACGTGAAAGTCCTCGACGAGGACGTGGTGGCGCGCGCGAAGTCGCGGGGACTGGACGCGCTCGTGTACGCGCCGCACTTCGAGCGCGTACCCGATATTCGGGAGCGCGCGGCGGCGTTCAGCGACGACGACCTCGCGGTGATTCCAGGGCGCGAGGTGTTCACGGGCGACTGGCGCGACCGCCGCCACCTCCTCGCGGTCGGCCTCGACGACCCCGTTCCGGACTTCATCACGCTGGAGGGCGCGCTGGACGAGTTCGAGCGCCAGGATGCGGCCGTGCTCGCGCCGCATCCGGCGTTCCTGACCGTGTCGCTGTCGTCCGCGGACGTGGAGCGCTACCGCGACCGCATCGACGCCGTCGAGACGTACAACCCGAAGTTCCTCGCGCACCACCGCCGCCGGGCGAAACGCCTCGCGCGCGCCCAAGACCTCCCGGCGTTCGGGTCGTCGTACGCCCACCTCCCCGGGACGGTCGGGGAGGCGTGGACGACGTTCAGCGAGGACGTGACGAGCGAGGACGCGCTCGTCGAGGCGCTCCGGTCGGGCGCGCGCCGCGTCGTCGACCACCGGTCGGGTCTCGCGCACGAGGCGCGGTGTTACGCGGAGTTCGCGCACCTCGGCTGGGAGAACACGTACGAGAAAATCGACCGCATCCTCCTCTCGGGGATGGAGCCGACGCATCCGCGCCACATCGCGTACGACGGCCGGTTCGACGACGTGCGCGTCTACTAG